ACCTTGTTGTTCGATTAAATCTGCTACGCTGCCGCTATTGCAATACTCCATTGTAAAAAAGAAAATAGCATCAGCGTAACCATAATCAATTAATTTGACTACATGGGGATGTTGCAAAGCTTTGGTGTTTTCGGTTTCTCTGAGAAATCTTTCAACTGCACTTTCATTAGCAGCCACTGCAGGTAACATTACTTTCAAGGCTAAAAAATCACCAGAATTATGATGCTGTGCTAAATAAACTTCTCCAAATCCACCTTTACCCAGCAATTTAACAATATTATAACCGCGAATTGCGCTTAAATTTTTGTCGCCACCCTCAGCTAAACCCAGCCATTGTCGGATGATTTCCCAGAAATTTGGTGTTTGTGGTTGGTTATGGTTGACAGGAAGAGTAGGAGGAAAAAAGTTGGGAATTTTGATTTCTGCTGGATCTACTTCAATGTTAACTGCAAAGACAGTATCACCCAATTTAATTTCATCGCCTGAGAGCAAATCATACTCAGGAAATTTCAGCTTTGCGCCTTCTTCGGGTGTTTGGTGACTTTCGCGCTGTCCAATTTTTTTATCGTTAACATAAGTCCCATTTTTACTACCAAAATCCCGGATGCGAATATCTGGGGGGTTGATATCTAGTAAACAGTGATAACGGGAGATGGTTCGATGATGTTCGTCGTCTGGTAACTGTGGGTTGCAATCTGCACTTCTGCCAATTATACAAGTAGTGCGGGAATCAAAAATAAACTGCCGTCCTGGAAGTTTACCTTCGGTGACTGTCAGGGTGATTTTAGCTGGCATTTATATTTATTAAAAGTATATATTTTTCCGCGTATATCTCCTATTTTACAGCCATTTTCAGGTAAATAAACCACGCTTTTGGGGCGCGGGCGCAAGGCCTTGCGCCCCTACGAAAATCTCTAACTGACAAATCTAATCGACGCCTTCAATTGGTGCAAAACCTTGACGCTGAATATTTTCTGTCACAGTGCGTGGTTCTAGAAATTGCAGCAGATAATCAGGACCGCCTGCTTTAGAACCAACACCAGAAAGATTGAAACCACCAAAAGGTTGCCTTCCCACAATCG
The Gloeotrichia echinulata CP02 DNA segment above includes these coding regions:
- a CDS encoding protein kinase; translation: MPAKITLTVTEGKLPGRQFIFDSRTTCIIGRSADCNPQLPDDEHHRTISRYHCLLDINPPDIRIRDFGSKNGTYVNDKKIGQRESHQTPEEGAKLKFPEYDLLSGDEIKLGDTVFAVNIEVDPAEIKIPNFFPPTLPVNHNQPQTPNFWEIIRQWLGLAEGGDKNLSAIRGYNIVKLLGKGGFGEVYLAQHHNSGDFLALKVMLPAVAANESAVERFLRETENTKALQHPHVVKLIDYGYADAIFFFTMEYCNSGSVADLIEQQGGKLSIDIAVPIILQVLDGLEYAHQAELPYIKLANGGFGKGKGLVHRDLKPSNIFLSNIDGKIIAKVGDYGLAKAFDLAGLSGQTLTGTQAGTPAFMPRQQLLDFKYARPEVDVWAAAACLYNMLTGSFPRDFTGDPFLAILQNNPVPIRQRDVNIPQALAEVIDLALVEKPEIYFKTAAEFKQALLNIKWVGLIGVAE